The Peromyscus leucopus breed LL Stock chromosome 10, UCI_PerLeu_2.1, whole genome shotgun sequence genome segment AGTAAGCTCAATAGTCAAGTAAATGGCTggcaaagggttttgttttttttgaatttttttttagtttttttttttttttttttagtttttttttaaatgctcatcAATGAGAttgtgttcaatttttttttttcagcattcttGCAACTTTTCCCTTAATAAAGACCTGTAAACTGGGAAAACTGTACAGTGCACTTAATTGTCCTATCTGAGCAGGCTTATTTTATACTCAACCTCTGTATCTCTGATTAGAGAAAAGACACAGGTATCTCAGGCAGAGTCAAGTGCTATTTGAACACCAACTGGGGCAGATGCttgcttaatgaaaaaaaaaagaaagaaagaaagaaaaaggaaaaggaaaagaaagaaaaaaaacaaaataaatgcaacgactccccttccatgttaacacAAATAGCACACAGTGTATGGGAAGAAATGAAGCACACAACTTTAGGGAGCACGGACTTCACGCTGTGCTCTTCCTCGCTCTTCCTTCTGAAGAACGTCACATCAAATCTAAGTCCTAACGGTTCATAGTTAGTCATCATTGTATCACTATTAGCTTATATACCTGTTCTAGTTTAAAATGGCAAATAGTACCACATTGTGCTAATAAATCACTTTCTTTTGTCTCCCTCTGTCAAACTGTATCAGCCTCATCTTTTAACTATAGTCTACAAGATCTTAAGTTTATCATTCGATTGTCCATTTGACAACCATGCGGGTCTGGATCTACTTCTGTTGGTGCCAGAGTGTCATTACATGTATTACTTTAAACAACTCCTTACTAATGTATTTCACCATGTTCCAGGGCCTTCGCACGTTTCACCTTCAACTTCATCATCATTTAGAAAGAATAAGGTAAGACTTCAGGCCAAACAGCCCATCTCTTTTAAGCTCTCACCAAGAGCAGAGCAGCTTTTACACTGGTATAATCAGTTTTGTTCACAAAGTTAAAGTCAAGGGGGAAAGTGATGATTAGTTAATTAGTTAACTGATTAACTAGGACAGCATGGGCCGTATTTTAGGTAGCCATTGTTGTGAGAACTACAGCCAGGTCCTACCGTTCATTGCCTCACCCAATGCTGAATCAAACTACACGTTCATAACAAGCAGAAAGAGCCATCAACATGGTCTTAATAGATCCAAGGCACTcatattttaaaaccaaatgaTAGAATAAAACTTGTTTTTCTGTTAATTTGTCAATTCAAGGCCTTTGTTCCCTCTCCAATTAATACATGTAACCCTTTAGAGACAGACATTTAGCACatacttatttttttcagtgctatCTGTTCTGTCTGTAGAGGGTTTGTGAACCCAAACACTGTTTTCCCTCATGTTATAAAATAAAGCTGTACATGATATGTATTACAGAATTATGCAGCATGGTttgttttcccccctctctctcactctctcagaACGGAACTGGAAACAGCAACATGTTTGCTCATAATGAATTAGGGACAATTTAAAATAGCCATAACATACCATACATGCTgtctaagttttttaaaaaaacaacatacACAACATGTAAATTATTGCACAAGAGAAAGGCTCAAAGTCTGCGTAAGATGCAATAGTATTGCCCCAAATGATCATGCATTCAAACGGTGAGaacagaagaaatttaaaacagaaagagaaaaagaaaaaaaaaaggaaaaaaaaaaaaaaaaacaacaaaaaaaccaaaccaaaccaggtgTGCTGGTGACAAGCACTCACTCATAGTCTCAGCTTCCGTcacttctgttgtttgtttgtctgtttgtttgatcacatgggactagaaaaaaatcctacagggaggagggctggaggacaATGGGGGGGGTGGAAAGGGGGCTtcgggtgggagggagggagggtattAATATACCTCTATTCAGTTTTTATATCATTATTCAACACTCGATCACTGTGccattttttcatgtgtttctcCAGGGTACTGTACACGCTAAAAGGCATCTTACAAATTTCACATTTGTAAACGTCCTTCCCCACCTGGCCATGCGTTTTCATGTGCCTGGTGAGCTTGCTACTCTGGGCACAGGCATAGTTGCACAGCTCGCATTTATAAGGCCTTTCGCCCGTGTGGCTTCTCCTGTGGACAGTGAGATTGCTACAGTTCTTGAAGACTTTCCCACAGTACTCACAAGTGTCGCTGCGTCTGCCCTCTTTTGAGCTGGGCCTGCCCGGGCCCGGACCACTAATATGGGGCGTGCTCCCTCCACTTCCCGTGCCGCTGCGCCCCGAGATCCCTCCGTCCAGCTCCCCGGGCGGTGTGGAGAAGCGCAAGCTCCCGTTCTCCGAGGAGTGCTCTGACGAGGAGGCAAAAGGCCATTGTCTGGAGTCTCCGAAGCTAAGGAAGGGATCTTTGAGCTGCCTGGAGGCCGCATAGCCAGCGAGCCACTGGGAGTACACGTTCTCAGTGTTGGGCATCGCGGCTGGGGGCAGGTCAAACTCCTTCTCCAGCTTGATGCGCTTGGAGAAGGGGCTCAGCGAGCTGGGGCTACCCAGCAGCAGCTTTTTGGACAGACCCCCCGAAGCCGATTCGCCGGGGGAGCAGCCGCGGCCGTTAACAGTGCCATCGTCTATGCGGTCAGACTCGCCGGCCACCGAGTCTTCATCGCAAGTGTCCCTGTGGCCCTCGGCCTCGGCCAGGTGGCCACGCTTATGCTTCTCTCCCAGGACCTGGTGGAAGGCCTCGCTGAAGTGCTGCATGGAGCTGAGCACCATGCCCTGCATGACGTCGGGCAGGGCGCGACCCTCGTCGCCCACGCCCACCACTGCGCCCCGAGAGCTGTTCTCATGGTGGCGCGCAGCCTCCAGGCTCAGCCCAAAGCCGTAGTCCACCCTCTCGCTCTCcgtcagctcctcctcctcctcttcctcctcttcttcctcttcctcctcgtcctcctcttcctcctcatccccgTTCTCTGGGATCAGGTTGGGGTCGTTCTCGCTCTTGAACTTGGCCACCACTGACTTGAGCGCACTGCTGGCGCTGCCCACCAGGTCGCTGGTGCCAGGTTCCGGGGAGCTGGCGGTGGAAAGGCCGTCGTCGGACTTGACTGTCATGGGGGAcgacttgtgcatgtgtgtcttcatGTGGCGCTTGAGCTTGCTGGCCTGTGTGCACGCGTGGTCGCACAGGTTGCACTTGTAGGGCTTCTCACCAGTGTGGCTGCGCCGGTGCACTACCAGGTTGCTCTGAAATTTGAACGTCTTGCCGCAGAACTCACATGACTTGGACTTGACCgggggctgggagggaggaggggcagattgcagaggagggagggggggcgTCGCCAGGAAGGGTGGCTTGCTACCTGGCTGGAATGGTTGCAGTAACCTTTGCATAGGGCTGGGCCGGCCTGGGGACAGCGGTGGGCTAGACGTGTTCCCTGCCAGCTCTCTAAGTCTCCTAGAGAAATCCATGGCGGGAGGCTCCATAGCCATTGGATTCAACCGCAGCACCCTGTCAAAGGCACTCGGGTGATGGGTGGCCAGGGCCATCTCTTCCGCCCCCAGGCGCTCTATGCGGTGGGGGTCCAAGTGATGTCTCGGTGGTGGGCTAAACAGGGGGGGAGTGGGTGGAAAGCGCCCTTCTGTCAGGCCGGAAGCCTCTCTCGATACTGATCCTGGTATTCTTAGCAGGTTAAAGGGGTTATTGTCTGCAATATGAATCCCATGGAGAGGTGGCTGGGAAGGACATTCTGCACCTAGTCCCGAAGGGATACCAACCCGCGGGGTCAGGGGACTTCCATGTTCGCTTTCTAAGTAGATCCTTAATCCATGAGTGTTCTGTGCGTGTTGCAAGAGAAACCATGCACTGGTGAATGGCTGTTTGCAAGTTGTACATGTGTAGCTGCTGGGCTCATCTTTACCTGCAAAATAATACAACACCAACATCAATGTTTAATCACCGAGGCAGGCATCAGCAATTGCTTATTCCTGTTCCAACATCCAGCCTCTCCTGGCCCCACCCCTGAAGCCTCAGCCTTGACCTATCCACTGCTACACAAGCCTTCCATGTCTGGTGCCCAGCAAATCTTTGTCAAATCGGTCCTCTCAACATTTAACTCCGTTCTAAGAATTCCATATTCAAGCCCCACTGCATAGAGTCCCTGATTTAGGCTCTGATAAAGGAGAGCTACATCGTAGGGGCCCCAGCAAATGTCTTCTCAACCCCCCCCCATTTGCTGTGGTGTGGGCAGGTCATTTCATCTCTGTGTCAATGTCTCATTGGTTAAATGGAGTACTGGGACAAGGACAAGGCCAGAGCCAGGAGACTTCACAGGGCAACTTTTGCTCTCTAACTCCTGTGGTCCCAGTCCATTTTCCTGTGGGCTGCAGGTGAACTCAACTTTCTCACAGGCAATCACTGCATAGAGATATCAAAAAGGGAAGGTCAAATCAATATGGCTCTCTGGTCCTACACCACTTAGCAGGAAACATGTCCACTGTTGGTATTGTTAAAATGACAAGGGACTCCAGAAAAGGctttggaagaagagagaggagcaaCATTGTCTTATCCCAGCCTGCGTCTAAATTCCACAACATCCTATAAGGACTCCCATGTCTAATGTCAAGGGGATGCTGCgattaaaatctcaaaagaaaaatttaattctgATTGAACTGGAAAGCTGTCCCGAATCCTTAGGAGTTTGCCCCAGTGCAAGGAGCAGTCAGGAGCGGCTGGTGCCAGCCTCGGCAGACCCAGCACGCTGGTGTGGGGGCGCTGAAGGCAGCCAGCACCGTGGCAGGCGCCAGGCTGAGCAAGGCTACCCTAGCCTCCTCCTCATTATTTTGAGAGGCTAACAACGTGAACCAAATTATACAACATCCTGCGCCCTCGGCTGAGACTCGGCTCCAgttgagaaagaaacagaaagacacagTTCAGCTAGTCAGCtctttggccagtagccaagctgTCTGGAGAGGGGCCCTGCTTAAGTCacattatttctctcttcctgaaAAGAGCCCAAGAGTGGTAAATGCCACTGTGGCAAAGAGGGGCCAGCTTGACTTCACAAAAAtcgttcatttttttcttatagctaaacttaaatatatattcccatatatgtttatatatgtgtacacatatatggagACTATGGAGTAACTAACAGCATCAACAGACGATTGCAGCCTTTCAAagggcaggaaagacagaggtcTCAGGACAAGGGTGAGAACAGCTGATGGCCcagggattaaaaaaataaaaataaaaaggactgtGGTTAAAATATGACCGAGAAACACACTTTCTCCCTAAAT includes the following:
- the Bcl11a gene encoding B-cell lymphoma/leukemia 11A isoform X4, translated to MRGHDDKLLHWRGLSSPRSAHGALIPTPGMSAEYAPQGICKDEPSSYTCTTCKQPFTSAWFLLQHAQNTHGLRIYLESEHGSPLTPRVGIPSGLGAECPSQPPLHGIHIADNNPFNLLRIPGSVSREASGLTEGRFPPTPPLFSPPPRHHLDPHRIERLGAEEMALATHHPSAFDRVLRLNPMAMEPPAMDFSRRLRELAGNTSSPPLSPGRPSPMQRLLQPFQPGSKPPFLATPPLPPLQSAPPPSQPPVKSKSCEFCGKTFKFQSNLVVHRRSHTGEKPYKCNLCDHACTQASKLKRHMKTHMHKSSPMTVKSDDGLSTASSPEPGTSDLVGSASSALKSVVAKFKSENDPNLIPENGDEEEEEDEEEEEEEEEEEEEELTESERVDYGFGLSLEAARHHENSSRGAVVGVGDEGRALPDVMQGMVLSSMQHFSEAFHQVLGEKHKRGHLAEAEGHRDTCDEDSVAGESDRIDDGTVNGRGCSPGESASGGLSKKLLLGSPSSLSPFSKRIKLEKEFDLPPAAMPNTENVYSQWLAGYAASRQLKDPFLSFGDSRQWPFASSSEHSSENGSLRFSTPPGELDGGISGRSGTGSGGSTPHISGPGPGRPSSKEGRRSDTCSSHTPIRRSTQRAQDVWQFSDGSSRALKF
- the Bcl11a gene encoding B-cell lymphoma/leukemia 11A isoform X3, which encodes MNFPLGDILIFIEHKRKQCSGSLCLEKAVDKPPSPSPIEMKKASNPVEVGIQVTPEDDDCLSTSSRGICPKQEHIADKLLHWRGLSSPRSAHGALIPTPGMSAEYAPQGICKDEPSSYTCTTCKQPFTSAWFLLQHAQNTHGLRIYLESEHGSPLTPRVGIPSGLGAECPSQPPLHGIHIADNNPFNLLRIPGSVSREASGLTEGRFPPTPPLFSPPPRHHLDPHRIERLGAEEMALATHHPSAFDRVLRLNPMAMEPPAMDFSRRLRELAGNTSSPPLSPGRPSPMQRLLQPFQPGSKPPFLATPPLPPLQSAPPPSQPPVKSKSCEFCGKTFKFQSNLVVHRRSHTGEKPYKCNLCDHACTQASKLKRHMKTHMHKSSPMTVKSDDGLSTASSPEPGTSDLVGSASSALKSVVAKFKSENDPNLIPENGDEEEEEDEEEEEEEEEEEEEELTESERVDYGFGLSLEAARHHENSSRGAVVGVGDEGRALPDVMQGMVLSSMQHFSEAFHQVLGEKHKRGHLAEAEGHRDTCDEDSVAGESDRIDDGTVNGRGCSPGESASGGLSKKLLLGSPSSLSPFSKRIKLEKEFDLPPAAMPNTENVYSQWLAGYAASRQLKDPFLSFGDSRQWPFASSSEHSSENGSLRFSTPPGELDGGISGRSGTGSGGSTPHISGPGPGRPSSKEGRRSDTCSSHTPIRRSTQRAQDVWQFSDGSSRALKF
- the Bcl11a gene encoding B-cell lymphoma/leukemia 11A isoform X5 encodes the protein MSAEYAPQGICKDEPSSYTCTTCKQPFTSAWFLLQHAQNTHGLRIYLESEHGSPLTPRVGIPSGLGAECPSQPPLHGIHIADNNPFNLLRIPGSVSREASGLTEGRFPPTPPLFSPPPRHHLDPHRIERLGAEEMALATHHPSAFDRVLRLNPMAMEPPAMDFSRRLRELAGNTSSPPLSPGRPSPMQRLLQPFQPGSKPPFLATPPLPPLQSAPPPSQPPVKSKSCEFCGKTFKFQSNLVVHRRSHTGEKPYKCNLCDHACTQASKLKRHMKTHMHKSSPMTVKSDDGLSTASSPEPGTSDLVGSASSALKSVVAKFKSENDPNLIPENGDEEEEEDEEEEEEEEEEEEEELTESERVDYGFGLSLEAARHHENSSRGAVVGVGDEGRALPDVMQGMVLSSMQHFSEAFHQVLGEKHKRGHLAEAEGHRDTCDEDSVAGESDRIDDGTVNGRGCSPGESASGGLSKKLLLGSPSSLSPFSKRIKLEKEFDLPPAAMPNTENVYSQWLAGYAASRQLKDPFLSFGDSRQWPFASSSEHSSENGSLRFSTPPGELDGGISGRSGTGSGGSTPHISGPGPGRPSSKEGRRSDTCSSHTPIRRSTQRAQDVWQFSDGSSRALKF
- the Bcl11a gene encoding B-cell lymphoma/leukemia 11A isoform X1; translated protein: MSRRKQGKPQHLSKREFSPEPLEAILTDDEPDHGPLGAPEGDHDLLTCGQCQMNFPLGDILIFIEHKRKQCSGSLCLEKAVDKPPSPSPIEMKKASNPVEVGIQVTPEDDDCLSTSSRGICPKQEHIADKLLHWRGLSSPRSAHGALIPTPGMSAEYAPQGICKDEPSSYTCTTCKQPFTSAWFLLQHAQNTHGLRIYLESEHGSPLTPRVGIPSGLGAECPSQPPLHGIHIADNNPFNLLRIPGSVSREASGLTEGRFPPTPPLFSPPPRHHLDPHRIERLGAEEMALATHHPSAFDRVLRLNPMAMEPPAMDFSRRLRELAGNTSSPPLSPGRPSPMQRLLQPFQPGSKPPFLATPPLPPLQSAPPPSQPPVKSKSCEFCGKTFKFQSNLVVHRRSHTGEKPYKCNLCDHACTQASKLKRHMKTHMHKSSPMTVKSDDGLSTASSPEPGTSDLVGSASSALKSVVAKFKSENDPNLIPENGDEEEEEDEEEEEEEEEEEEEELTESERVDYGFGLSLEAARHHENSSRGAVVGVGDEGRALPDVMQGMVLSSMQHFSEAFHQVLGEKHKRGHLAEAEGHRDTCDEDSVAGESDRIDDGTVNGRGCSPGESASGGLSKKLLLGSPSSLSPFSKRIKLEKEFDLPPAAMPNTENVYSQWLAGYAASRQLKDPFLSFGDSRQWPFASSSEHSSENGSLRFSTPPGELDGGISGRSGTGSGGSTPHISGPGPGRPSSKEGRRSDTCEYCGKVFKNCSNLTVHRRSHTGERPYKCELCNYACAQSSKLTRHMKTHGQVGKDVYKCEICKMPFSVYSTLEKHMKKWHSDRVLNNDIKTE
- the Bcl11a gene encoding B-cell lymphoma/leukemia 11A isoform X2 produces the protein MSRRKQGKPQHLSKREFSPEPLEAILTDDEPDHGPLGAPEGDHDLLTCGQCQMNFPLGDILIFIEHKRKQCSGSLCLEKAVDKPPSPSPIEMKKASNPVEVGIQVTPEDDDCLSTSSRGICPKQEHIADKLLHWRGLSSPRSAHGALIPTPGMSAEYAPQGICKDEPSSYTCTTCKQPFTSAWFLLQHAQNTHGLRIYLESEHGSPLTPRVGIPSGLGAECPSQPPLHGIHIADNNPFNLLRIPGSVSREASGLTEGRFPPTPPLFSPPPRHHLDPHRIERLGAEEMALATHHPSAFDRVLRLNPMAMEPPAMDFSRRLRELAGNTSSPPLSPGRPSPMQRLLQPFQPGSKPPFLATPPLPPLQSAPPPSQPPVKSKSCEFCGKTFKFQSNLVVHRRSHTGEKPYKCNLCDHACTQASKLKRHMKTHMHKSSPMTVKSDDGLSTASSPEPGTSDLVGSASSALKSVVAKFKSENDPNLIPENGDEEEEEDEEEEEEEEEEEEEELTESERVDYGFGLSLEAARHHENSSRGAVVGVGDEGRALPDVMQGMVLSSMQHFSEAFHQVLGEKHKRGHLAEAEGHRDTCDEDSVAGESDRIDDGTVNGRGCSPGESASGGLSKKLLLGSPSSLSPFSKRIKLEKEFDLPPAAMPNTENVYSQWLAGYAASRQLKDPFLSFGDSRQWPFASSSEHSSENGSLRFSTPPGELDGGISGRSGTGSGGSTPHISGPGPGRPSSKEGRRSDTCSSHTPIRRSTQRAQDVWQFSDGSSRALKF